From the genome of Lysinibacter sp. HNR:
CTGGGCGGCGCTCGACACCCTTCAGGAGTGTCGTGAGGCCTGCGGTGGGGCGGGTTTCCTGGCGGAGAATCGGCTCACCGGGCTGCGCGCCGACCTCGATATTTATGTCACCTTTGAGGGGGACAACAACGTGCTGCTCCAGCTTGTTGCTAAGCGTTTATTGAGCGACTACAGCAGCAAGTTTCGCAACGCAGATTTTGGCGTGATGGCACGCTACGTGGCCGAGCGGGCGGGCGACACCGTCCTACACGGAACGGGTCTGCGTCGGCTCGCGCAAAATGTCTCCGATTTCGGTTCCACCGCTCGTGCTGTTGGCCAGGTGCGAGATGTCGACTATCAGCGTGCGCTCCTGGGTACTCGGGTGGGTAGCATGGTGGCCACTGTCGCGGAGCGGCTTAAAGAAGCCTCAAAACTTCCGCCTGAGGAGGGTGCTCGCCTCTTTAACGAGAATCAAAATGAACTCATTGAGGCGGCCCGCGCCTACGGAGAATTTGTGCAGTGGGAAACCTTTACCCGAGCGGTTAACCAAACGATGGATGCGGGCAACCGGCAGATTCTTACCTGGCTCCGTGACCTCTTTGGTCTCAGCCTGATCGAGAAACATGTCGCGTGGTACCTCATCAACGGGCGACTTTCGGGACAGCGTGCAGAGTCCGTGACCCAGTACATTGATCGTTTGGTTGAGCGTATCCGCCCCTACGCTCTCGATCTTATCGAGACCTTTGGTTACGGTCCCGAGCACGTGCGAGCACCGATAGCTTTGGGTGCGGAGAAGCAGCGTCAAGATGAGGCGCGGGCGTACTATGCGGCGCAGAGAGCCGCGGGTATTGCCCCTGTTCACGAAAAGACGCTAAAGAAAAGGCAGAGCAGATAAGAAAAGTTGGACGTCTCGGGGGTTATTCCTCGGGGCGTTTACTTCTGGTACCTGAGTGCCACCCCTCGGTAGATAAATGAGTCTTGTGACTGACGTATTGCTCCGACCCTTCGTAGTATCGTGAACAATAATATTTCCATCTACAACGAAAGTTTTTCATGATTGAAGCGGAAACTCTTACCAAGCGTTACGGCTCGAAGGTGGCCGTTGACGGTGTCTCTTTTAGTATTCAACCGGGGAAGGTCACCGGTTTTCTCGGACCTAACGGCGCCGGTAAATCAACCACCATGCGCATGATTGTGGGGCTTGACCGTCCCACTCACGGTAATGTCACGGTTAACGGGCGTCACTATGCCGAGCACCGTGCGCCCCTGCACGAGGTTGGTGTTCTTCTGGATGCCAAGGCTGTTCACACCGGACGTAGTGCCCGAAATCATCTTCGGGCAATGGCGGCAACCCACCGCATCCCGCTCAGTCGGGTGGATGAGGTCATCGAGATGACGGGTCTTACCTCCGTTGCAAGCAAACGGGTCGGTGGGTTTTCGCTGGGCATGGGACAGCGACTGGGCATAGCGGCAGCACTCCTGGGTGATCCTCAAACCCTTATTCTCGACGAGCCGATTAACGGCCTTGATCCCGACGGTGTTCTGTGGGTGCGTCAATTGGTGCGGGGTCTGGCTAGCCAGGGCAGAACGGTTTTGCTTTCGAGCCATCTT
Proteins encoded in this window:
- a CDS encoding ABC transporter ATP-binding protein; translated protein: MIEAETLTKRYGSKVAVDGVSFSIQPGKVTGFLGPNGAGKSTTMRMIVGLDRPTHGNVTVNGRHYAEHRAPLHEVGVLLDAKAVHTGRSARNHLRAMAATHRIPLSRVDEVIEMTGLTSVASKRVGGFSLGMGQRLGIAAALLGDPQTLILDEPINGLDPDGVLWVRQLVRGLASQGRTVLLSSHLMSEMSQTADHIIVLGRGRVLADASVSELVGRMTVSAVRVRTPQSESLQTALLQAGATVSSSELQVLDITEMSIERVGEIAAQTGTVLHELRSLSGSLEQAYLNLTRDEVEYRTDAASGFDPRTVAQAFAGSSAYSDENASRGENR